DNA sequence from the Sediminibacillus dalangtanensis genome:
AAATCAATGCCAACCATATAAACACATGATCATCAAACAACCCAACTTGAAAATGTGGGTGCTTCTTGTACCCTCTTTTGTTAGCAGCTACCGCCAGCCAAGTATCTGCTGGTGGATTAACAGACCTTCGGGCATGCTGCGCTATATGTAAGAACATTTCGTTCCCTAGTTGTGCGGCGAGGTGCTCTGTCAATTCACTTCCGATAAGTTGAAACTTAGGCTGGATGCGTTCTCTTATTGCTTCCATTCTGGCATCCAAGCCATCGATATCAAAAGTAGCAAAATCTTCTTTCGTAAAACCGTTAAATTCCATGTTACGCTCTTCCCTCCATTATATTGCTAAATTTATTTTACCATAGTAATCAGGCAGAACAAACGGAACAGCCTGTGTTTAAAGGGA
Encoded proteins:
- a CDS encoding YktB family protein → MEFNGFTKEDFATFDIDGLDARMEAIRERIQPKFQLIGSELTEHLAAQLGNEMFLHIAQHARRSVNPPADTWLAVAANKRGYKKHPHFQVGLFDDHVFIWLALIYELPEKQTIAKTFLDNYDALKQLPDDFVVSLDHTKKEAMPISDLSEENLIRFRDVKKAEFLVGKHINPDSPTAKNGNKFMDEVKQTCETLLPFYKLAIS